In Bifidobacterium actinocoloniiforme DSM 22766, a genomic segment contains:
- a CDS encoding terminase small subunit — protein MAAKFELLNVSDALERSIKNSSGQLTAKHSALVSAARVLARRIDMLCEAGFENEDGKIDNVTIPTFLKYLQALGLTAETVKAEERKPRKVSVDDLTAFRQRHKA, from the coding sequence ATGGCAGCGAAATTTGAGCTCCTGAACGTGTCTGACGCATTGGAAAGATCCATCAAGAACAGCTCCGGGCAACTTACCGCGAAGCACTCTGCCTTAGTGTCGGCCGCAAGGGTGCTGGCCAGGCGAATCGACATGCTGTGCGAAGCGGGATTCGAAAACGAGGACGGAAAAATCGACAATGTGACCATCCCAACCTTCCTGAAATACCTCCAGGCGCTCGGATTGACCGCAGAAACGGTGAAAGCGGAGGAAAGAAAGCCAAGGAAGGTCTCAGTGGATGATCTCACTGCTTTTCGGCAGCGTCATAAGGCATGA
- a CDS encoding phage portal protein — MSIWSQIRSIFQPEYSISFNLEDALTHIQGQSESELYKTQPHLRTVISFLADNTAQVGLKEYHRTSDTDRPRVTDDVLINLLQQPNATQTGYELIRQLVSDLALYDNAYWLVTQEPNRDVDRFGAWTIQPIPPSWVRAKGEGNAFAPGYYRVGTGYGQGHVDIPAASVVAFHGWNPNDPSAGVSPVKALKDVINEQIQAWSYRTQSWQRGGRIGVYLSRPKDAPEWGEEDRKRFKESWKSFQDKGVNAGSTPLLEDGITMNKVGFSAREDEFVEVTKLSLQTVAQVYHVNPVMVGVLDNANFSNTREFRKMLYSETLGPTIRMIEDRINTFLAPMVGTDEDNYVEFDIRSKLSGDFEEQASVLSTSVGAPWITPNEARATQNLPGMEGGDSLVVPLNVTQGGQASPQDGGEPARAPDQSDPAKAVIVEWKDRLRKSVKSRLGAGKSLGDIDWRKWSDELQSDLVVKAGLDLYTAGITALGRTREAESEFKESDYAD; from the coding sequence GTGTCCATCTGGAGCCAGATCAGGTCAATCTTCCAACCGGAGTATTCCATCTCCTTCAACCTGGAGGACGCTCTTACCCATATCCAGGGGCAAAGCGAGTCCGAGCTGTACAAGACCCAGCCGCACCTGCGCACCGTCATCAGCTTCCTCGCCGACAACACGGCCCAGGTGGGGTTGAAGGAGTATCACAGGACGTCGGACACGGACCGCCCCAGGGTGACGGATGACGTGCTTATCAACCTGCTCCAGCAGCCGAACGCCACACAGACAGGGTATGAGCTGATCCGACAGCTGGTCTCGGACCTGGCCCTCTACGACAACGCCTACTGGCTAGTAACCCAGGAGCCTAACCGTGATGTGGACCGTTTCGGCGCGTGGACCATCCAGCCCATCCCGCCATCATGGGTAAGGGCCAAAGGCGAGGGAAACGCCTTCGCACCCGGATACTACCGCGTGGGCACCGGGTATGGGCAGGGGCATGTGGACATACCCGCCGCGTCGGTGGTCGCCTTCCACGGATGGAACCCCAACGATCCTTCAGCCGGGGTGAGCCCGGTGAAGGCACTTAAGGATGTCATCAACGAGCAAATCCAGGCTTGGTCATATCGGACGCAAAGCTGGCAGCGCGGAGGACGCATCGGCGTCTACCTGTCCAGGCCGAAGGACGCCCCCGAATGGGGGGAAGAGGATCGGAAACGGTTCAAGGAATCTTGGAAGTCCTTCCAGGACAAGGGCGTCAATGCCGGGTCCACCCCACTGCTTGAAGACGGCATCACCATGAACAAGGTCGGTTTCTCAGCCCGCGAGGACGAGTTCGTGGAGGTGACCAAGCTCAGCCTGCAGACCGTCGCCCAGGTGTACCACGTCAACCCGGTCATGGTGGGTGTGCTTGATAATGCGAACTTTTCCAACACCAGGGAATTCCGCAAGATGCTCTACTCGGAGACACTGGGGCCGACGATCCGCATGATCGAGGACCGAATCAACACCTTCCTGGCGCCGATGGTCGGGACGGACGAGGACAACTACGTGGAATTCGACATCCGCAGCAAGCTCTCCGGCGATTTCGAGGAGCAGGCCAGCGTCCTAAGCACATCGGTCGGGGCTCCCTGGATCACCCCCAACGAGGCCCGGGCTACGCAGAACCTTCCCGGAATGGAGGGCGGAGACAGCCTTGTGGTGCCCTTGAACGTCACTCAGGGAGGGCAGGCAAGCCCGCAGGATGGCGGGGAGCCGGCAAGGGCGCCTGACCAGTCGGACCCCGCCAAGGCAGTCATCGTCGAGTGGAAGGACAGGCTCCGCAAGTCCGTGAAGTCCAGGCTAGGTGCGGGCAAGAGTCTGGGGGACATCGACTGGCGCAAGTGGAGCGACGAGCTGCAGTCCGACCTGGTCGTCAAGGCGGGGCTTGACCTGTACACGGCAGGCATAACCGCACTAGGGAGGACCAGAGAGGCCGAAAGCGAATTCAAGGAGAGCGATTATGCAGATTAA
- a CDS encoding terminase, whose product MAEKAVFGATEPRIWSKPLRELTPKTSLGYEVIDYAETVLHISLRPWQQWLLIHALELREDGSYRYRIVIVLVARQNGKTMLASVLADWWLHVDSQRHPERVPPVKFKIVGTAQNLDIAREPWNQVKLWSDPEPDTEEEGTLAVPALQDNTLKVSDTNGKEYIKAKDLAVYEIRAAKSARGKPAARVLMDELREQSTWAAWNAVSQTTKSFWSGQLWGISNAGDGTAVVLKKQREAGMEQIRRCDAALAAGETMSAHIDEHPEDATIGLFEWSAPDGCALDDRDGILQANPSIGFGGLTVDSVASEAQGMTEAGYRTEVLCQWVTADVETYLDPSKWEKGTDSKSAIADGSRIVLGVDTTPDGDTTWIAAAGYRDDGLPHVEVVARRDGMMWVPKLMDRIRTVTGASEVAIQGKGCRASDLIDPLADAGWQVDRIEGPRLGASAGQFRDRTREEKLRHLPQPAIDQAVSAAVARKLGDVDIWDRKNSMLDISGLIAETNALYGLEMFEAEQGKNTASAYADHGLMVL is encoded by the coding sequence ATGGCTGAAAAAGCCGTTTTCGGCGCCACTGAGCCGCGAATCTGGAGTAAACCGCTCCGCGAACTCACGCCAAAGACCTCACTAGGGTACGAAGTCATCGACTACGCCGAAACGGTGCTCCATATCAGTCTCAGACCTTGGCAGCAATGGCTGCTCATCCACGCGCTGGAGCTCAGGGAGGATGGAAGCTACCGCTATCGCATCGTCATTGTCCTGGTGGCACGCCAGAACGGCAAAACCATGCTGGCCAGTGTCCTTGCCGACTGGTGGCTCCATGTGGACTCGCAGCGTCACCCGGAACGGGTGCCTCCAGTGAAATTCAAAATCGTGGGCACCGCGCAAAACTTGGATATCGCACGCGAACCTTGGAACCAGGTGAAGCTCTGGAGTGACCCAGAGCCTGACACTGAGGAGGAGGGCACGCTCGCTGTCCCCGCCTTGCAAGACAACACTTTGAAAGTCTCCGATACGAACGGTAAGGAGTACATCAAGGCGAAAGATCTGGCCGTGTATGAGATTCGCGCCGCTAAAAGCGCCCGCGGGAAGCCTGCCGCCAGGGTATTAATGGATGAGCTACGTGAACAGTCCACCTGGGCGGCGTGGAACGCGGTGAGCCAGACGACGAAAAGCTTCTGGAGCGGTCAGCTGTGGGGTATCAGCAATGCGGGTGACGGCACGGCTGTGGTGCTGAAGAAGCAGCGTGAAGCAGGCATGGAGCAGATCAGGCGATGCGATGCCGCTTTGGCGGCTGGCGAGACCATGTCGGCCCATATCGACGAGCACCCGGAGGATGCGACGATCGGCCTGTTCGAATGGTCCGCTCCTGATGGCTGCGCCCTGGATGACCGTGACGGAATCCTGCAAGCGAATCCGTCAATCGGTTTCGGGGGTCTGACGGTGGATTCGGTCGCGTCGGAGGCGCAGGGGATGACTGAAGCAGGATACCGGACTGAGGTGCTGTGCCAATGGGTGACCGCAGACGTGGAAACCTATCTGGACCCCTCCAAATGGGAGAAGGGCACTGATTCGAAATCCGCGATAGCGGACGGGTCGCGCATCGTCCTGGGGGTGGACACCACGCCGGACGGCGATACCACATGGATAGCCGCGGCAGGATACCGTGATGATGGGCTCCCTCATGTGGAGGTGGTCGCCAGGCGTGACGGCATGATGTGGGTGCCCAAACTCATGGACCGGATCAGAACGGTCACAGGAGCCAGCGAGGTCGCCATCCAGGGGAAGGGGTGCAGGGCCTCGGACCTGATAGACCCTCTTGCCGACGCTGGATGGCAGGTTGACCGCATCGAAGGCCCTAGGCTTGGCGCCTCGGCCGGGCAATTCCGCGACCGGACACGCGAGGAGAAGCTCCGGCATCTCCCGCAGCCGGCAATCGACCAGGCTGTGAGCGCTGCAGTGGCCCGCAAGCTTGGTGATGTGGATATTTGGGACCGGAAGAATTCGATGCTTGACATTTCCGGCCTGATAGCGGAGACGAACGCTTTATACGGCCTTGAGATGTTCGAGGCTGAGCAGGGGAAGAACACGGCATCAGCGTACGCGGACCATGGGCTGATGGTCCTTTGA
- a CDS encoding phosphoadenosine phosphosulfate reductase family protein has protein sequence MLKGMSTLTPADLEVWRGYGRYDQAIGALMEPLERKAIQEIRKFHELHPDCITNVSWGKDSVVVAHLTWMADPAIPIIWVPAVREDGTCYETEPSFQVRDAFLRAHPGCVYAERPGLPRNPRRGEPGWEDYMRHVKERHQDMLGEQIHDPHITGVRADESAMRRMSIRSRGLSSTKTCRPIGRWSAEQVFAYLAARDLPVHGAYAASYGGHLDRRWLRVHAIRSAISTSATHYHDIAQWEDDYFPTLCDYQPREESV, from the coding sequence ATGCTGAAAGGCATGAGCACCCTGACCCCCGCCGACCTCGAAGTCTGGCGGGGGTACGGCAGATACGACCAAGCCATAGGTGCGCTCATGGAACCCCTGGAACGCAAAGCAATCCAAGAAATCCGCAAATTCCATGAACTACACCCGGACTGCATAACCAACGTCAGCTGGGGCAAGGACTCGGTGGTGGTCGCCCACCTTACATGGATGGCAGACCCGGCGATACCCATCATCTGGGTGCCAGCGGTACGGGAGGACGGCACATGCTACGAAACGGAACCCAGCTTCCAGGTGCGCGACGCCTTCCTCCGCGCGCATCCAGGATGCGTCTACGCCGAAAGGCCCGGCCTTCCACGGAACCCCCGGCGAGGGGAGCCAGGATGGGAAGACTACATGCGGCATGTCAAAGAACGCCACCAAGACATGCTCGGCGAACAAATCCATGATCCGCACATCACCGGAGTACGAGCTGACGAATCGGCCATGAGACGCATGAGCATACGTTCCCGCGGGCTCAGCTCCACAAAAACCTGCCGCCCCATAGGCCGATGGAGCGCCGAGCAAGTCTTCGCCTATCTGGCGGCCCGTGACTTGCCGGTGCATGGCGCCTACGCCGCATCGTACGGAGGTCACCTTGACCGGCGATGGCTGCGCGTCCACGCCATCCGCAGCGCCATCAGCACCAGCGCCACCCATTACCACGACATCGCGCAGTGGGAGGACGACTATTTCCCCACATTGTGCGACTACCAGCCAAGAGAAGAGAGCGTATGA